In Alteromonas mediterranea DE, a single genomic region encodes these proteins:
- a CDS encoding PhoH family protein, with amino-acid sequence MSTLVSNEFDLEPSDSKRLASLCGPFDDNIKQIERRLGVEITYRNNAFKVLGEPQQIKSASELLKLLYIETQPIKGRIPELEAEQVHLAIQEARVIEKDATGGYGKEVNIKTKRGVIKPRNPNQAQYVANIVNHDITFGIGPAGTGKTYLAVAAAVDALERQEIRRILLTRPAVEAGEKLGFLPGDLSQKVDPYLRPLYDALFEMLGFEKVEKLMERNVIEVAPLAYMRGRTLNDAFIILDESQNTTVEQMKMFLTRIGFNSKAVITGDITQVDLPRGAKSGLRHAIEVLSEVNDISFNFFHAEDVVRHPVVARIVRAYEIHDAEQERLRKALKEEALQLQREQTAQDAQANASAQSAQNQSNASPAKGDSAS; translated from the coding sequence TTGAGTACATTGGTTAGTAACGAATTTGATTTAGAACCGTCAGATAGTAAGCGTTTGGCGAGTTTGTGTGGCCCCTTTGACGATAACATCAAACAGATAGAGCGCAGGCTAGGCGTAGAAATTACCTACCGAAATAACGCGTTCAAGGTGTTGGGTGAACCGCAGCAAATAAAAAGTGCTAGTGAATTACTTAAGCTTCTTTATATAGAAACACAGCCGATTAAAGGCCGTATTCCAGAGCTTGAAGCAGAACAAGTTCACTTAGCCATTCAAGAAGCCCGGGTTATTGAGAAAGACGCAACCGGTGGCTATGGCAAAGAAGTGAATATCAAAACTAAGCGCGGCGTGATTAAGCCGCGCAACCCCAACCAGGCGCAATACGTGGCGAACATTGTTAACCACGACATTACCTTTGGTATTGGCCCTGCGGGTACAGGTAAAACCTATCTCGCAGTAGCTGCGGCAGTAGACGCACTAGAACGCCAAGAGATACGCCGCATATTGCTCACCCGCCCTGCGGTGGAAGCTGGTGAAAAATTAGGTTTCTTACCCGGCGATTTATCGCAAAAGGTCGACCCGTACTTACGCCCTCTTTACGACGCCCTATTTGAAATGCTGGGCTTCGAGAAAGTTGAAAAGCTTATGGAGCGCAATGTAATTGAAGTGGCTCCGCTGGCTTACATGCGTGGCCGTACACTTAACGATGCCTTTATTATTCTGGATGAAAGCCAAAACACCACGGTAGAGCAAATGAAAATGTTCTTAACCCGTATCGGCTTTAATTCGAAAGCGGTGATCACCGGTGACATCACACAAGTAGATTTACCTCGTGGCGCGAAATCTGGCCTGCGCCATGCCATCGAAGTATTAAGCGAAGTGAACGATATATCGTTCAATTTCTTTCATGCAGAGGACGTGGTACGACACCCTGTAGTTGCTCGCATTGTGCGTGCTTACGAGATTCACGACGCGGAACAAGAGCGTCTTCGCAAAGCGCTTAAAGAGGAAGCTTTGCAACTTCAGCGTGAGCAAACCGCCCAAGACGCGCAAGCTAATGCGTCTGCGCAGTCAGCGCAAAACCAGTCTAACGCGTCGCCCGCAAAAGGCGATAGCGCATCGTGA
- a CDS encoding type II toxin-antitoxin system RelE/ParE family toxin codes for MHITISNLAKEDLIDIWLYGHKVWDESLADRYLDGLYDAISLLSSNPYRYPEYQDKNVAPFRLMPIKNHLIAYEVSGSNIFIVRVLHESMDTVSRMSVSSRPSE; via the coding sequence ATGCATATTACGATATCGAATCTTGCAAAAGAGGATTTAATCGATATCTGGCTTTATGGCCACAAAGTATGGGACGAGTCATTAGCCGACAGGTACTTAGATGGCCTGTATGATGCAATTTCTTTACTTTCCTCAAACCCTTACCGCTACCCAGAATATCAAGATAAAAATGTTGCTCCGTTCAGACTTATGCCAATAAAAAATCACTTGATAGCCTATGAGGTAAGTGGCTCAAACATCTTCATAGTGCGCGTATTACACGAAAGTATGGATACGGTTTCAAGAATGTCGGTGAGCAGTCGGCCGTCGGAGTAA
- a CDS encoding prevent-host-death family protein has protein sequence MSVQSEPVSITRNGKEQGVLLSSREYAALKRQALVSAVQEGRKSGRAGTLDIEAIKNEAKERVDN, from the coding sequence ATGAGTGTGCAATCTGAGCCAGTCTCAATTACCAGAAACGGTAAAGAGCAAGGTGTATTACTGTCCAGTAGAGAATACGCAGCGCTTAAACGTCAAGCGCTAGTTTCGGCCGTCCAAGAAGGAAGGAAAAGTGGCAGAGCTGGTACTTTAGACATAGAAGCAATAAAAAATGAGGCCAAGGAACGAGTCGATAATTGA
- a CDS encoding acetate kinase: protein MKKEVIVLNCGSSSVKFAIIDAETGEAGLTGIAEALGNSDASLSYKLNGKKEKQALPEKAGHTEALNAIAEIIASTGVQPIAIGHRVVHGGEKFKGAALVDDSVLEAIEDYASMAPLHNMANLKGIVTAQAAYPDLPHVVVFDTSFFQTLPKKAFIYALPMSLYREHGIRRYGFHGTSHKFILDSMAKILNKPVSDTSIISAHLGNGCSVSAIEKGQAVDTSLGFIPLEGLVMGTRCGDIDPSLPGTLQKKLGKTADEISDLLNKQSGLLGISELSNDCRTLEDAALEGHEGALLAIEIFCYRLAKYIAGYMVAVPTLDAIVFTGGIGENSSLIRETTMGYFAHFGITLDEQKNTDARFGQGGKISAENASTAVYVVPTNEEWVIAAEAATFA, encoded by the coding sequence ATGAAAAAAGAAGTTATTGTTTTGAACTGTGGCAGCTCTTCAGTCAAGTTTGCCATTATTGATGCTGAAACTGGCGAAGCGGGCCTTACTGGAATTGCAGAAGCGTTAGGCAATAGCGATGCTAGCTTATCTTATAAGCTTAACGGCAAAAAAGAGAAACAAGCCTTACCTGAAAAAGCAGGTCACACCGAAGCGCTTAACGCGATTGCAGAGATAATTGCCAGTACAGGTGTTCAACCGATTGCAATCGGCCACCGCGTAGTGCATGGCGGTGAAAAGTTTAAAGGGGCTGCGCTTGTCGACGACAGCGTATTGGAAGCCATTGAAGATTACGCAAGCATGGCGCCGCTTCACAACATGGCGAATTTAAAAGGTATTGTTACCGCACAGGCGGCTTACCCGGATTTACCGCACGTAGTGGTGTTTGATACTTCTTTTTTCCAAACTCTGCCTAAGAAAGCCTTTATTTACGCCCTCCCCATGTCGCTGTATCGCGAACACGGCATAAGGCGCTACGGTTTTCACGGTACCAGCCATAAGTTTATTCTCGATAGCATGGCAAAAATACTTAATAAGCCGGTATCAGATACCAGTATTATCAGCGCGCATTTAGGTAATGGTTGTAGCGTTTCTGCCATCGAAAAAGGGCAGGCGGTAGATACCAGCCTTGGCTTTATTCCTCTCGAAGGTTTGGTAATGGGGACGCGCTGTGGTGATATCGATCCAAGCTTGCCAGGTACGCTGCAGAAAAAGTTAGGCAAAACCGCCGATGAAATTAGTGACCTTTTAAACAAACAGTCTGGCTTACTGGGTATTTCAGAGTTGAGTAATGATTGTAGAACGCTGGAAGACGCCGCCCTTGAAGGTCATGAAGGTGCACTGTTAGCCATTGAAATTTTCTGCTATCGCTTAGCGAAGTACATTGCTGGTTATATGGTAGCGGTTCCAACGCTAGACGCTATTGTCTTTACAGGCGGTATAGGCGAAAACTCATCGCTTATCAGAGAGACCACCATGGGTTACTTTGCTCATTTCGGCATTACGTTAGATGAGCAAAAGAATACGGATGCTCGATTTGGTCAGGGCGGAAAAATATCAGCAGAAAACGCATCGACCGCCGTTTACGTAGTACCTACTAACGAAGAGTGGGTTATTGCCGCGGAAGCCGCTACGTTCGCGTAA
- the corC gene encoding CNNM family magnesium/cobalt transport protein CorC (CorC(YbeX) belongs to the Cyclin M Mg2+ Exporter (CNNM) family, and was characterized as belonging to a set of three proteins, at least one of which must be present for CorA to function.), which yields MSDDNPHSTNGSSGKSWLDKLKNSISGEPRSKEELVSVITDAEQNDIIDPQTREMIEGVIGVNEMRVRDIMIPRAQMTTIDVEKKVEEFLPLMLESAHSRFPVISEDKDHIEGILLAKDLLAFAFNAEKEFNLKDILRPAVIVPESKRVDVLLKEFRQQRYHMAIVVDEYGGVSGLVTIEDILEIIVGEIEDEYDTEEDGTDDIRPLNKSTYSVKALTPVDDFNEFFETKFSEEEADTIGGIVLKAFGHMPETNDEITIGDIQFKVTNSDKRRLIQLKVSVPSLE from the coding sequence ATGAGCGACGATAATCCTCACTCTACCAACGGCTCATCAGGCAAGAGTTGGTTAGATAAACTAAAAAATTCGATTTCTGGCGAGCCGAGAAGTAAAGAAGAGTTAGTATCGGTTATTACCGATGCTGAACAGAATGACATCATAGACCCACAAACCCGTGAAATGATTGAAGGGGTAATTGGGGTAAATGAAATGCGAGTAAGGGATATCATGATCCCTCGCGCTCAAATGACCACCATAGATGTTGAGAAGAAGGTAGAAGAATTCCTGCCTCTCATGCTTGAATCTGCCCACTCCCGTTTTCCTGTTATTAGTGAAGATAAAGACCACATCGAAGGTATTTTGCTTGCAAAAGACCTGCTTGCGTTTGCTTTTAATGCAGAAAAAGAATTTAACCTGAAAGATATTTTACGCCCTGCGGTCATTGTCCCTGAGAGTAAACGGGTTGACGTACTGCTAAAAGAATTTCGTCAACAGCGCTACCATATGGCCATTGTTGTGGATGAATACGGCGGCGTATCGGGTCTTGTCACCATTGAAGATATTCTAGAGATTATCGTGGGTGAAATTGAAGACGAATACGATACCGAAGAGGACGGCACCGACGATATTCGCCCGCTGAATAAGTCGACCTATTCCGTTAAAGCGCTTACCCCGGTAGACGACTTCAACGAATTTTTTGAAACCAAGTTCAGTGAAGAAGAAGCGGATACCATTGGCGGAATAGTACTTAAAGCGTTTGGCCATATGCCTGAAACCAACGACGAGATAACCATTGGCGATATTCAATTCAAAGTCACCAACTCGGACAAACGTCGGCTTATTCAGCTTAAAGTGTCTGTGCCTTCACTTGAATAA
- the lnt gene encoding apolipoprotein N-acyltransferase codes for MLKRFFPHLLLILSGASLTLAFAPFNMWLLTIPALALAIRQVIKLKHRPFFAGWLFGAGWFGAGISWVHVSIADFGGLPLIGSIALMALLCSYLALYPALATKLTAKFFSPLLWPMVLPFFWVVAEWLRSWMLSGFPWLSLGYSQLESPLSGFAPVIGETGISALIVISATLFALIHNRRTFANALLVALCLFTSGYLLKQHTWVTPEKTYSVGMAQGNIAQSLRWVPEQDGPTMDTYWKLTESLWDNDLIIWPEAAVPKLEPLAQPYLAKVNERAFTENTALITGIVNYNWETDEAWNNLIVLGKRTPDATSPEYQYFHSNRFSKHHLLPVGEFVPFEDWLRPLAPLFDLPMSSFSRGDYQQANLEANGIHLAPAICFEIAFPHQVMANVFEDTDMIITVSNDAWFGHSHGPAQHLQIAQMRALELGRPVVRATNNGITAFIDHKGEVTTRLPQFTAGNISAPVVVTRGFTPYYHLQELGVWLLTLFLLASAITLKRADINRN; via the coding sequence ATGCTGAAACGGTTTTTCCCCCATCTCCTTCTTATTTTAAGCGGCGCCAGCTTAACGCTAGCTTTTGCACCTTTTAACATGTGGCTGTTAACTATTCCTGCACTCGCGCTGGCGATACGACAGGTGATTAAGCTCAAACATCGCCCGTTTTTTGCCGGATGGCTATTTGGTGCGGGCTGGTTCGGCGCAGGCATTAGTTGGGTACACGTCAGTATTGCCGACTTTGGTGGATTACCTCTTATCGGTTCCATTGCCTTAATGGCATTACTTTGTAGTTACTTGGCGCTATATCCAGCGCTCGCCACTAAACTCACCGCCAAGTTTTTTTCGCCCCTTTTATGGCCCATGGTACTGCCTTTTTTCTGGGTTGTGGCCGAGTGGTTGCGAAGTTGGATGCTAAGTGGCTTTCCGTGGTTATCTTTAGGCTATAGCCAGCTAGAAAGCCCACTGTCTGGCTTTGCCCCTGTTATTGGTGAAACAGGAATAAGCGCGCTTATCGTTATTAGCGCTACCCTATTTGCGCTGATTCACAATAGGCGAACTTTCGCCAACGCATTGCTGGTTGCGCTGTGCTTATTTACCAGCGGCTATCTGCTTAAACAGCATACCTGGGTTACGCCAGAAAAGACCTACTCGGTAGGCATGGCCCAAGGCAATATTGCACAAAGTTTACGGTGGGTACCTGAGCAAGATGGCCCTACCATGGATACCTATTGGAAGCTAACCGAAAGCTTATGGGATAACGACCTGATTATTTGGCCAGAGGCGGCGGTTCCCAAGCTTGAACCATTGGCGCAACCCTATCTTGCCAAGGTTAATGAACGAGCCTTTACAGAAAACACCGCTCTTATAACTGGTATTGTTAACTATAACTGGGAAACTGACGAGGCGTGGAACAACCTTATTGTGCTTGGTAAACGCACGCCAGATGCTACGTCCCCTGAGTATCAATATTTTCACAGTAACCGTTTTTCAAAGCACCACCTTTTGCCTGTAGGTGAGTTTGTGCCTTTTGAAGATTGGCTTCGCCCCCTTGCCCCCCTATTCGACTTGCCCATGTCGTCATTCTCTCGGGGTGATTATCAGCAAGCCAACTTAGAAGCCAATGGTATTCATCTGGCACCCGCTATCTGTTTTGAAATTGCGTTTCCCCATCAAGTAATGGCAAACGTATTTGAAGATACCGACATGATCATTACAGTAAGTAATGATGCGTGGTTTGGACATTCTCACGGCCCTGCTCAGCATTTGCAGATTGCGCAAATGCGTGCCCTTGAATTAGGCCGCCCTGTTGTTAGGGCTACAAATAACGGCATTACCGCCTTTATAGACCACAAAGGCGAAGTGACAACGCGCTTGCCTCAATTCACGGCAGGTAACATTTCAGCGCCTGTTGTCGTAACTCGCGGATTTACACCGTACTACCATCTACAGGAATTAGGTGTTTGGCTATTAACGTTATTTCTTTTAGCGTCTGCGATAACACTTAAGAGAGCCGATATCAACCGCAACTAA
- the ybeY gene encoding rRNA maturation RNase YbeY translates to MTAIIDVQQAFEGEEVISIDIPSPAELELWANAVLKYEGLSDQEVTIRFTDEAESQSLNSEYRGKHKPTNVLSFPFEAPPGIEINLLGDLVICAPVISREAEEQDKQVSDHYAHMTVHGLLHLMGYDHIDDAEAEEMEGKEIDILAQLGIDNPYDADE, encoded by the coding sequence GTGACCGCTATTATTGATGTACAACAAGCATTCGAAGGTGAAGAGGTCATTTCAATTGACATCCCTTCGCCTGCAGAGCTTGAGTTATGGGCCAACGCTGTTCTTAAGTACGAAGGTTTAAGTGATCAAGAAGTCACTATTCGCTTTACCGATGAAGCGGAAAGCCAAAGCTTGAACAGTGAATATCGCGGTAAACACAAACCTACTAATGTATTATCTTTTCCTTTTGAAGCGCCGCCAGGTATTGAAATTAACCTGCTTGGCGATTTAGTTATTTGTGCGCCCGTTATCAGCCGTGAAGCTGAAGAGCAGGATAAGCAAGTAAGCGATCACTACGCACATATGACAGTCCACGGCCTCTTGCATTTAATGGGATATGACCATATAGACGATGCAGAAGCCGAGGAAATGGAAGGTAAAGAGATTGATATTCTTGCCCAATTAGGCATTGATAACCCCTACGACGCTGACGAGTAA
- the pta gene encoding phosphate acetyltransferase, which produces MSRRIMLIPVGTSVGLTTVSMGLVRAIEEQGIKLNFFKPVAQPRRGDNGEERSTAIIAHHASVSPITPFELDYVERMISNDSTDELLEEIIERFEEKSVQDAVTVIEGLVTTRHHPYAERLNLEISRALDADIVFVAVPGNDSTTDINHRLEIVVDTYGGHKSQKVVGCIFNKVNAPFDEHGRLRADIGAIEAPEHDEARTQALRELPIFKKGLSLLGTIDWSADLVSPRATDVAKHLNATLLNEGELSERRLSSVTFCAREIHNMTHTLKPGALLVMSGDRGDVFVSCCLAALNGTKLGALLLTGGYQPDENIMALCSQAMETGLPVMLVNSNTWQTAQSLHAFNQEVPVDDSQRIEKVMVHTAESLDASWVNSLTQKVSRQKKLSPSAFRFYLTNRARQVNKRVVLPEGCEPRTVVAASICAKRGLARPVLIGDETEIRRVAEQQGVVLSDGVEIVSPSEIKDDYVEGLVALRGHKGVTEVVAKELLDDNVTLGTMMLQQGDVDGLVSGAVNTTANTIRPALQLIKTAENASLVSSVFFMLLPDQVLVYGDCAINPDPNAQQLADIAIQSAESAQMFGIEPRVAMISYSTGSSGAGSDVEKVREATKIAQELRPDLLIDGPLQYDAAAIESVGKSKAPNSPVAGKANVFVFPDLNTGNTTYKAVQRSFDLVCIGPMLQGMRKPVNDLSRGALVDDIVFTIALTAIQAAGN; this is translated from the coding sequence ATGTCTCGCAGAATTATGTTGATCCCAGTTGGCACCAGTGTGGGCCTAACAACGGTCAGCATGGGCCTTGTTCGCGCTATAGAAGAACAAGGTATAAAACTAAATTTTTTCAAGCCCGTAGCGCAACCGCGCCGCGGTGATAACGGTGAAGAACGCTCCACCGCAATCATAGCCCATCACGCTAGCGTATCGCCGATAACGCCGTTTGAACTCGACTATGTTGAGCGCATGATCAGCAACGACAGCACCGATGAGCTACTTGAAGAAATTATCGAACGCTTTGAAGAGAAAAGCGTACAAGACGCTGTTACCGTTATCGAAGGGTTAGTGACCACTCGCCATCACCCTTACGCTGAACGATTGAATTTAGAAATAAGCCGTGCGTTAGATGCAGATATTGTCTTTGTTGCCGTGCCAGGTAACGATTCAACAACTGATATTAACCACCGACTTGAAATTGTTGTAGATACCTACGGCGGTCATAAAAGCCAAAAAGTAGTAGGCTGTATTTTCAACAAGGTCAACGCGCCGTTTGATGAACACGGTCGACTGCGCGCCGATATTGGTGCTATAGAGGCCCCTGAACATGACGAAGCGCGTACGCAAGCCCTTCGCGAATTACCTATTTTCAAAAAAGGCTTAAGCTTACTTGGTACCATTGATTGGAGTGCTGACTTAGTCTCTCCTCGTGCTACCGATGTCGCTAAACACCTCAATGCTACCTTGTTAAATGAGGGTGAATTGTCCGAGCGTCGCTTAAGCAGTGTAACCTTTTGCGCGCGAGAAATTCACAACATGACGCATACGTTAAAACCCGGCGCGCTACTTGTAATGTCTGGTGATCGCGGCGATGTTTTTGTGTCGTGTTGTTTAGCTGCGTTAAACGGTACTAAATTAGGTGCACTGCTTTTAACTGGTGGTTATCAACCAGATGAAAACATTATGGCACTGTGCAGCCAAGCGATGGAAACGGGGTTACCCGTTATGTTGGTAAATTCGAATACATGGCAAACGGCTCAATCACTGCATGCTTTCAATCAGGAAGTGCCGGTTGACGACAGCCAGCGTATTGAAAAAGTGATGGTGCATACCGCTGAAAGTTTAGATGCAAGCTGGGTAAATTCGCTTACGCAAAAAGTATCGCGCCAGAAAAAGCTATCGCCTTCTGCGTTTCGTTTTTATCTGACTAACCGCGCAAGACAAGTTAACAAGCGCGTAGTGCTGCCTGAAGGCTGTGAGCCAAGGACGGTAGTTGCGGCATCAATTTGTGCAAAGCGCGGTTTGGCGCGACCGGTACTCATTGGCGATGAGACAGAAATTCGCCGTGTTGCAGAGCAGCAAGGGGTAGTATTGAGCGATGGCGTAGAAATTGTTTCTCCGAGTGAGATAAAAGATGACTACGTTGAAGGCTTAGTGGCTCTGCGCGGCCACAAAGGTGTGACTGAAGTGGTAGCAAAAGAGCTACTGGATGACAACGTTACGTTGGGCACTATGATGCTTCAGCAAGGCGACGTTGACGGGCTAGTCTCTGGTGCAGTTAATACCACCGCCAATACCATTCGTCCAGCGCTACAGCTTATTAAAACGGCAGAGAATGCATCTTTGGTATCATCGGTATTTTTCATGCTGTTGCCTGATCAAGTATTGGTATATGGCGACTGTGCGATAAACCCAGACCCTAACGCGCAGCAACTGGCCGACATTGCTATTCAATCTGCAGAATCTGCACAGATGTTTGGTATTGAGCCGCGTGTGGCAATGATAAGCTACAGTACAGGCTCGTCAGGTGCAGGTAGTGACGTAGAGAAAGTGCGCGAAGCAACTAAAATTGCACAAGAATTACGCCCTGATTTACTCATCGATGGCCCGCTACAATATGATGCAGCAGCAATCGAGAGCGTAGGTAAGAGCAAAGCACCAAACAGCCCGGTTGCGGGTAAAGCAAACGTGTTTGTGTTCCCTGACCTCAATACCGGAAACACTACTTATAAAGCGGTGCAGCGCAGCTTCGACTTAGTGTGTATTGGCCCTATGCTGCAAGGCATGAGAAAGCCAGTCAACGACTTAAGTCGCGGTGCGTTGGTGGATGATATTGTATTTACCATAGCCCTTACTGCTATTCAGGCGGCAGGTAATTAA
- the miaB gene encoding tRNA (N6-isopentenyl adenosine(37)-C2)-methylthiotransferase MiaB, protein MTKKLYIKTWGCQMNEYDSEKMADLLDSTHGFSAAQSAEEADVILLNTCSIREKAQEKVFHQLGRWKTLKQDKPELIIGVGGCVASQEGDTIRQRAPFVDLVFGPQTLHRLPEMINELKGGAKSVIDVSFPEIEKFDRLPEPRAEGPTAFVSIMEGCSKYCTFCVVPYTRGEEVSRPVDDVLLEIAQLAGQGVREVNLLGQNVNAYRGENYDGTICRFSELLELVAAIDGIDRIRYTTSHPVEFTDDIIDAYASIPELVDHLHLPVQSGSDRILNLMKRGHTALEYKSKMRKLKKIRPNISLSSDFIIGFPGETDADFEATMDLIQAVDYDLSFSFIYSARPGTPAADAVDDVTEETKKQRLHLLQQRITQQALRIARHMVGTEQRILVEGPSKKNPMELSGRTENNRVVNFEGTPDMIGEFVDVNITDVFTNSLRGEVVRRESEMGLRVAVSPQSIMAKHQADMPDELGVGQFSPA, encoded by the coding sequence ATGACTAAAAAGCTGTATATCAAAACCTGGGGCTGCCAAATGAACGAGTACGACTCGGAGAAAATGGCAGACTTACTAGACTCAACACACGGCTTTAGCGCTGCACAAAGTGCTGAAGAAGCCGACGTTATTTTGCTTAACACCTGCTCTATCCGCGAAAAAGCGCAGGAAAAAGTGTTTCATCAACTTGGCCGTTGGAAAACCCTCAAGCAAGATAAGCCAGAACTTATTATTGGTGTAGGTGGCTGTGTAGCCTCACAAGAAGGCGACACTATTCGTCAGCGCGCGCCATTCGTAGACTTGGTTTTCGGCCCGCAAACACTACACCGCTTGCCTGAAATGATTAACGAACTTAAAGGCGGCGCAAAGTCAGTGATTGACGTGAGCTTCCCTGAAATTGAAAAGTTTGATCGCCTGCCTGAGCCGCGCGCTGAAGGCCCAACCGCGTTCGTTTCCATTATGGAAGGCTGTTCAAAATACTGTACATTCTGCGTAGTACCTTACACCCGTGGTGAAGAGGTAAGCCGCCCTGTTGATGACGTATTGCTTGAAATTGCACAGCTTGCTGGCCAAGGCGTACGTGAAGTAAACCTTCTTGGTCAAAACGTAAATGCATACCGCGGTGAAAACTACGACGGTACGATTTGTCGTTTCTCTGAGTTACTTGAACTCGTTGCAGCTATCGACGGTATCGACCGCATTCGCTACACCACGTCGCACCCGGTTGAATTCACCGACGACATCATAGATGCGTACGCCTCAATTCCAGAGCTTGTTGACCACCTTCACCTACCGGTTCAAAGTGGCTCAGACCGCATATTGAACCTTATGAAGCGCGGTCATACGGCATTAGAATACAAATCTAAAATGCGTAAGCTGAAAAAGATTCGCCCGAACATTAGTTTGTCGAGCGACTTTATCATTGGGTTCCCTGGTGAAACCGATGCTGACTTTGAAGCCACCATGGATTTGATTCAGGCCGTTGATTACGATCTTAGCTTCAGCTTCATTTATAGTGCCCGCCCTGGTACACCAGCGGCTGATGCTGTCGACGATGTAACGGAAGAGACCAAAAAGCAGCGTCTTCACCTTCTACAGCAGCGTATTACGCAACAAGCATTGCGCATTGCTCGTCACATGGTAGGTACAGAGCAGCGTATTCTGGTTGAAGGTCCGTCAAAGAAAAACCCAATGGAGCTTTCTGGACGTACTGAAAATAACCGGGTGGTAAACTTTGAAGGCACACCTGACATGATTGGCGAATTCGTTGATGTAAACATCACCGACGTGTTTACCAACTCACTACGTGGTGAAGTTGTGCGCAGAGAGAGTGAGATGGGCTTGCGTGTTGCCGTTTCGCCCCAATCTATTATGGCAAAGCATCAGGCAGATATGCCCGATGAGCTTGGCGTGGGTCAATTTAGCCCAGCCTAA
- a CDS encoding FAD-dependent monooxygenase, with amino-acid sequence MVDFCINGGGMVGAALALGLAQQHYKVVVIEPHLPKPFHHGDGPDLRVSAISEASVTLLKALGAWEHIAAMRVKPYTGLSVWDDPAHRTDFTAQSIDMPQLGYFVENRLLQLGCHEALKQYENVELISGQTVQDILLANTATVNLSNGRTIEANWLIGADGANSQVRQAAGIGTTGWQYAQQAMGITIKMEKPVEPVTWQQFTSSGPKAFLPMFDNYASLVWYDSPDELKRIKSLKASQLESEILNTFPDELTKNDNSFSVVDKAVFPLTRSHAKHYVKGCCVLIGDAAHTINPLAGQGVNLGFKDVEAFLSVTAKVNASHSTGELSLTDNLFLQMLVGDYERPRKRDNVVMMSAMDGFYTLFSNDIAPIKWVRNQLLSVAQRIEPAKQQVLKYAIGLR; translated from the coding sequence ATGGTCGATTTCTGTATAAATGGCGGTGGAATGGTGGGGGCTGCGCTGGCGCTAGGCCTTGCACAGCAGCACTACAAGGTAGTGGTTATAGAGCCTCACTTGCCTAAGCCTTTTCACCACGGTGATGGACCTGACCTGCGGGTATCGGCAATAAGCGAAGCTTCCGTTACGCTTTTAAAAGCACTGGGCGCCTGGGAGCATATTGCCGCTATGCGTGTAAAGCCGTATACGGGCCTTAGCGTGTGGGACGACCCTGCGCATCGAACAGACTTCACCGCACAAAGTATCGATATGCCCCAGCTTGGCTACTTTGTAGAAAACCGATTGTTGCAACTAGGTTGCCACGAAGCACTAAAACAGTATGAGAATGTTGAGCTTATTAGTGGCCAAACGGTGCAAGACATTCTGTTAGCCAATACTGCTACCGTTAACCTATCGAACGGCAGAACTATCGAGGCGAATTGGCTTATTGGTGCTGATGGTGCAAACTCTCAGGTAAGACAAGCGGCCGGTATCGGCACCACAGGTTGGCAGTATGCCCAACAGGCAATGGGTATCACAATCAAAATGGAAAAGCCTGTAGAACCTGTGACCTGGCAGCAGTTTACCTCAAGCGGCCCAAAAGCGTTTTTGCCTATGTTCGACAACTATGCCTCGCTTGTGTGGTACGACTCGCCCGACGAACTCAAACGCATAAAAAGTTTAAAAGCGAGCCAACTTGAGAGTGAAATTCTTAACACTTTTCCTGATGAACTCACTAAAAATGACAACAGCTTTTCTGTTGTAGACAAAGCGGTTTTTCCGCTTACTCGTTCTCATGCTAAACACTATGTTAAAGGCTGCTGTGTGTTAATTGGCGATGCAGCGCACACCATTAATCCATTGGCTGGGCAGGGCGTGAATTTAGGTTTCAAAGACGTAGAGGCGTTTTTATCTGTTACCGCTAAGGTTAATGCCAGCCACAGCACTGGTGAGCTGTCGCTAACGGATAACCTATTTTTGCAAATGCTTGTAGGCGACTATGAAAGGCCACGAAAGCGAGATAACGTGGTAATGATGAGCGCAATGGATGGGTTTTATACCTTGTTTAGCAACGATATTGCCCCCATTAAATGGGTAAGAAACCAGCTACTTTCTGTGGCGCAGCGCATCGAGCCTGCTAAACAACAAGTGCTTAAATATGCGATAGGGTTACGATAA